One window of the Shewanella khirikhana genome contains the following:
- a CDS encoding UPF0149 family protein — protein MATPPSLKIEKLLAALEAAEIGQHPVEVHGAMVGLIAGGVEQGRGAWLKPLLELMNDGQALPGDLQQLVEELFTDTQARLAERDFGFTPLLPEEEEPLCDRVEAMSLWVQSFLTGLAIIQPGLNKAPQDVREIVADLAAIAQVEIDVAEDEESEAAYTEIVEFVRMAAIHCYQEFGPQEGESGDDGTVLH, from the coding sequence ATGGCAACCCCACCTTCTTTGAAAATCGAAAAACTCCTCGCCGCGCTCGAGGCTGCCGAAATCGGTCAGCATCCGGTGGAAGTCCACGGCGCTATGGTCGGCCTGATTGCCGGCGGCGTAGAGCAGGGCCGCGGCGCCTGGCTCAAACCGCTGCTTGAGCTGATGAATGATGGTCAGGCGTTGCCCGGCGACCTGCAACAGCTGGTGGAAGAACTCTTTACCGACACCCAGGCGCGTCTGGCTGAGCGGGACTTTGGCTTTACGCCGCTGCTGCCCGAAGAAGAAGAGCCGCTGTGTGACCGGGTTGAGGCCATGTCACTGTGGGTGCAAAGCTTTCTCACCGGCCTTGCCATTATCCAGCCTGGGCTGAATAAAGCGCCCCAAGACGTGCGTGAAATCGTTGCCGATCTTGCTGCCATCGCTCAGGTGGAAATCGATGTGGCCGAGGATGAAGAATCCGAAGCGGCTTACACCGAAATCGTTGAGTTTGTGCGTATGGCTGCCATTCATTGCTATCAGGAATTTGGCCCCCAAGAAGGCGAAAGTGGCGACGACGGCACAGTGTTGCACTGA
- a CDS encoding cell division protein ZapA, with protein sequence MSSSAIDITLLGRTYSVACPSGQEAALRAVAHKLEQQLTSLRSRSNNLSREDLAIMAALNFGHELYEEQRKNQDYMQQMDDRIRLLQRTLEQALVERSHKDD encoded by the coding sequence ATGAGCAGCAGCGCCATAGACATCACCCTCCTTGGACGCACCTACTCGGTCGCTTGTCCATCCGGACAGGAAGCGGCACTCAGGGCGGTGGCACATAAGCTCGAGCAGCAACTGACCTCGCTTCGCAGCCGTTCGAATAACCTCAGTCGGGAAGATTTGGCCATTATGGCTGCCCTGAATTTTGGTCACGAACTTTACGAAGAACAGAGGAAAAATCAGGACTATATGCAGCAAATGGATGACAGGATCCGCCTGCTGCAACGCACGTTAGAGCAGGCTTTGGTTGAGCGAAGCCACAAGGACGATTAA
- a CDS encoding 5-formyltetrahydrofolate cyclo-ligase — protein MTASVTAKANIAPAHQHLQARSAIRKQVRSLRRALSDDIQASAAHQAAIRLQAELKGAKRVALYLENDGEISPRPLIAALWQLGVEVYLPVLHPFAEGHLLFIRYDAQTDMRENLYGIPEPVLACHQLCPAHRLDAIITPLVAFDETGNRLGMGGGFYDRTLAQLPDSTRVIGLAHDCQRLPALPVEAWDVPLATIVTPSRIHSFG, from the coding sequence ATGACGGCATCCGTCACCGCCAAGGCGAACATCGCCCCAGCACATCAACATCTCCAGGCGCGCAGCGCCATCCGCAAACAGGTGCGCAGCCTAAGGCGCGCACTGTCGGACGATATCCAGGCATCTGCCGCCCATCAGGCAGCCATTCGTCTGCAGGCCGAGCTCAAAGGCGCCAAGCGAGTCGCACTTTATCTTGAAAACGACGGTGAAATCAGCCCGCGCCCTTTAATCGCCGCTCTGTGGCAACTGGGAGTTGAAGTCTATCTGCCGGTGCTGCATCCCTTCGCCGAAGGCCATTTGCTGTTTATCCGCTACGATGCCCAGACCGACATGCGCGAAAACCTCTACGGTATTCCCGAGCCCGTGCTGGCCTGCCATCAACTGTGCCCGGCCCATCGGCTCGACGCCATTATTACCCCGCTGGTCGCCTTCGATGAGACCGGCAACCGCCTCGGCATGGGCGGCGGCTTTTATGACCGCACCCTGGCGCAGCTGCCTGACAGCACCAGGGTGATAGGCCTTGCCCACGACTGCCAGCGCCTGCCCGCCCTGCCGGTTGAAGCCTGGGACGTGCCTTTGGCAACCATAGTGACGCCATCTCGCATACATAGCTTCGGCTGA
- a CDS encoding EAL domain-containing protein produces the protein MDFPSEIKQQTCADCLSGVSLGFDIRMAFQPIIDWQSRNIFAYEALVRGPEGQGAAWVFERINDANKYYFDQACRVSAIKTAAELGCDTFLTINFLPNAVYNPKSCIRATIEAAHLYGFDLKKLIFEVTEGEEIIDKVHLRNIFQSYAQFGFLTAIDDYGAGYTHISWLAELKPNVLKLDMSLIRNIDREPQKQAQIKDIMAHCALQGTQVLAEGIETLAELECLTGLGIRYLQGYLFAKPSLEYLTPATDIPLLGSPN, from the coding sequence GTGGACTTCCCCAGCGAAATCAAACAACAAACCTGCGCAGACTGCCTGAGTGGCGTCTCACTCGGCTTTGATATCCGCATGGCTTTTCAGCCGATTATCGACTGGCAAAGCCGCAATATTTTTGCCTATGAGGCCCTGGTTCGCGGCCCTGAGGGACAAGGCGCCGCCTGGGTGTTTGAGCGAATAAATGATGCCAATAAATACTATTTCGACCAGGCCTGCCGGGTCAGTGCCATTAAAACCGCTGCCGAACTGGGCTGCGATACCTTCCTCACCATCAACTTTTTACCCAATGCCGTTTACAACCCCAAAAGCTGTATCAGGGCAACCATTGAAGCCGCCCATCTTTACGGCTTCGATTTGAAGAAGCTCATCTTTGAAGTGACTGAAGGAGAAGAGATTATCGACAAGGTGCACCTGAGAAATATTTTCCAGAGTTACGCCCAATTCGGTTTTCTCACCGCCATTGATGATTATGGTGCAGGTTACACCCACATTAGCTGGCTGGCGGAACTCAAGCCCAATGTGCTCAAGTTGGACATGTCGCTTATTCGCAATATCGACCGGGAGCCGCAAAAACAGGCGCAAATTAAAGACATCATGGCTCACTGCGCGCTGCAGGGCACCCAGGTTCTGGCTGAAGGTATTGAAACACTTGCTGAACTGGAGTGCCTGACCGGCTTGGGGATCCGTTACCTGCAAGGCTACCTGTTTGCCAAACCCAGTCTGGAGTATTTAACCCCTGCCACCGACATCCCCTTGCTGGGCTCGCCAAACTGA
- a CDS encoding DUF808 domain-containing protein: MAGASLLTLLDDIATILDDVSVMSKVAAKKTAGVLGDDLALNAQQVTGVNADRELPVVWAVAKGSFLNKLILVPAALLISAFAPWLVTPLLMFGGLFLCFEGFEKLWHSKAKHEGTEGEDAHEALVPKGMEPKEYEKQKVKGAVRTDFVLSAEIIAITLGVVAEHPFMTQVATLSIIAVVMTIGVYGLVAGIVKLDDLGLWLSKKASGIAQTIGGWILAAAPKLMKLLSIVGTAAMFMVGGGILTHGVAVLHHGIEAAAEHVAAIAGIGPVLAFLTPSLLNLIFGIIAGALAVMLMNLIARFKGAEAH; this comes from the coding sequence ATGGCCGGAGCCAGTTTGCTCACCTTACTCGATGATATTGCGACCATTCTTGATGATGTGTCTGTGATGAGCAAGGTTGCTGCCAAGAAGACTGCCGGGGTGCTGGGTGATGATTTGGCCCTCAATGCCCAGCAGGTTACCGGAGTGAATGCCGATCGCGAGCTGCCGGTGGTGTGGGCGGTTGCCAAAGGCTCGTTTCTCAATAAGCTGATTTTGGTACCGGCGGCACTGCTTATCAGCGCCTTCGCCCCCTGGTTGGTGACGCCTTTGTTGATGTTTGGCGGCCTGTTTTTGTGCTTCGAGGGCTTTGAGAAGCTGTGGCACAGCAAGGCCAAGCATGAGGGCACAGAGGGCGAAGATGCCCATGAGGCGCTTGTCCCCAAGGGCATGGAACCCAAAGAGTACGAAAAACAAAAGGTAAAGGGCGCGGTACGTACTGACTTTGTGCTTTCTGCCGAGATTATTGCCATTACCCTGGGAGTTGTGGCTGAGCACCCCTTTATGACACAGGTTGCCACCCTGTCGATTATTGCCGTGGTCATGACCATAGGCGTGTATGGCCTGGTGGCGGGCATAGTAAAGCTGGATGATTTGGGGCTGTGGCTGTCGAAAAAGGCGTCCGGCATTGCTCAAACCATTGGTGGCTGGATCCTGGCGGCAGCCCCCAAGCTGATGAAACTGTTATCGATTGTGGGCACTGCGGCCATGTTTATGGTGGGAGGCGGTATCCTTACCCACGGCGTGGCAGTGCTGCATCATGGTATTGAGGCTGCCGCCGAACATGTGGCTGCCATCGCAGGGATTGGCCCTGTGCTTGCATTTTTAACCCCAAGCCTGCTTAACCTGATTTTCGGCATTATTGCCGGAGCACTGGCGGTGATGCTGATGAACCTGATAGCAAGGTTCAAGGGCGCCGAGGCGCATTAA
- the rpiA gene encoding ribose-5-phosphate isomerase RpiA, whose amino-acid sequence MTQDEMKKAAAWAALKYVEKDSIVGVGTGSTVNHFIDALGTIKADIEGAVSSSEASTAKLKALGIPVYDLNSVDRLSVYVDGADEINGQMDMIKGGGAALTREKIVAAVADKFICIVDNTKEVAILGEFPLPVEVIPMARSYVARELVKLGGDPVYREGVVTDNGNVILDVHNMKIMEPKKLEQQINGIVGVVTNGLFAHRGADVLLVGTPEGVKTVTA is encoded by the coding sequence ATGACTCAAGACGAAATGAAAAAGGCCGCCGCCTGGGCCGCACTCAAGTACGTAGAAAAGGACAGCATCGTCGGTGTGGGTACCGGCTCCACGGTGAACCACTTTATCGATGCCCTGGGTACAATCAAGGCTGATATCGAAGGCGCTGTGTCATCCTCCGAAGCCTCCACCGCCAAGCTCAAGGCCTTGGGCATTCCGGTGTATGACTTGAACAGTGTCGACAGACTGTCGGTTTACGTGGATGGTGCCGATGAAATCAACGGCCAGATGGACATGATCAAAGGCGGCGGTGCAGCCCTGACCCGCGAAAAAATTGTCGCTGCCGTGGCCGACAAGTTTATCTGCATCGTGGATAACACCAAGGAAGTGGCGATTCTCGGCGAGTTCCCGTTGCCGGTTGAAGTCATCCCCATGGCCCGCTCTTATGTAGCACGTGAGCTGGTCAAACTGGGCGGCGACCCTGTATACCGCGAAGGGGTTGTCACCGACAACGGCAACGTGATCCTTGATGTGCACAACATGAAGATCATGGAGCCCAAGAAGCTTGAACAGCAAATCAACGGCATCGTAGGCGTAGTGACCAATGGTCTCTTTGCCCATCGCGGCGCCGACGTACTGCTGGTAGGTACTCCGGAAGGCGTGAAGACAGTTACAGCCTGA
- the recJ gene encoding single-stranded-DNA-specific exonuclease RecJ: MKYKLTRRPTVDDSHLPAHLHPLLKQLLARRGVAAEECEQELASLLRPETMLGLPEAAAILADAAEAGKRLLIVGDFDADGATSTSVCLLALAMMGIEGADFLIPNRFDYGYGLSVPLVALAAQKGAEVLITVDNGISSIDGVAAAKAAGMQVVITDHHLPGHELPVADAIVNPNQPGCQFASKSIAGVGVAFYLMLALRAELRSRGWFARLGRPEPNLATLVDIVALGTVADVVSLDANNRILVDAGLKRVRAGRCRPGITALLEVAKRNPARAVAADFGFAVGPRLNAAGRLDEMSLGVETLMCSDIMYARRMAAELDGLNLERRELETGMQAEALKSLERLQLKEDELPWGIALYQDDWHQGVIGILASRIKDRYHRPVIAFAEASDTEIKGSARSIKGLHMRDLLELISSRHPGLILKFGGHAMAAGLSLGKADFERFNAIFDATVREILAPELLTGEILSDGELPVEFMTLETAALLRASGPWGQGFEEPLFDGHFRLLQQRLVGEKHLKMMVETECGRLMLDAIAFNVDLKLWPDATVRHVQLAYRLDVNEFRGNQSLQLLVEQIEPM, translated from the coding sequence GTGAAGTACAAGCTCACCAGACGCCCTACGGTGGATGATTCCCACCTGCCTGCACACCTGCATCCGCTGCTGAAACAGCTGCTGGCCCGTCGCGGCGTGGCCGCCGAGGAATGTGAGCAGGAACTGGCCTCCTTGCTCAGGCCGGAAACCATGCTGGGATTGCCAGAGGCCGCAGCCATTCTGGCGGATGCGGCCGAAGCAGGAAAGCGGCTGCTGATTGTCGGTGACTTCGATGCCGACGGTGCCACCTCCACCTCAGTTTGCCTGTTGGCGCTGGCGATGATGGGCATAGAGGGCGCCGATTTTCTGATCCCCAACCGCTTCGATTATGGCTACGGCCTCAGCGTGCCTTTGGTGGCGCTGGCGGCGCAAAAGGGCGCCGAGGTGCTTATCACCGTGGATAACGGTATCAGCAGCATAGATGGCGTGGCCGCCGCCAAGGCCGCAGGTATGCAGGTGGTGATCACCGACCACCATTTGCCCGGACACGAGTTGCCGGTGGCCGATGCCATCGTCAATCCCAATCAGCCCGGCTGCCAGTTTGCCAGTAAGTCCATTGCCGGTGTCGGGGTTGCGTTTTACCTGATGCTCGCCCTGCGTGCAGAGCTTAGAAGCCGCGGCTGGTTTGCCCGCCTCGGCAGACCCGAGCCCAATCTTGCCACCCTGGTGGACATAGTAGCGCTGGGCACAGTGGCAGACGTGGTAAGCCTGGATGCCAATAACCGTATTCTGGTGGATGCGGGCCTTAAGCGGGTGCGGGCAGGGCGCTGCCGCCCCGGCATTACTGCGCTGCTGGAAGTGGCCAAACGTAATCCCGCCCGCGCCGTGGCTGCCGACTTCGGCTTTGCCGTAGGGCCAAGGCTCAATGCCGCCGGTCGTCTCGATGAAATGTCCCTCGGGGTCGAGACCCTGATGTGCAGCGATATCATGTACGCCCGCCGTATGGCCGCAGAGCTTGATGGTCTTAACCTCGAGCGCCGTGAGCTGGAAACCGGTATGCAGGCCGAAGCATTAAAAAGCCTCGAGCGTCTGCAGCTTAAAGAAGATGAATTGCCCTGGGGCATTGCCCTGTATCAGGACGATTGGCATCAGGGGGTGATAGGTATTCTCGCCTCGCGGATTAAAGACAGATACCACAGACCGGTTATCGCCTTCGCCGAGGCGTCAGACACTGAAATCAAAGGCTCGGCCCGCTCCATCAAGGGGCTGCATATGCGGGATCTGCTGGAGCTGATTTCAAGCCGCCATCCGGGACTTATTCTGAAGTTTGGCGGCCATGCCATGGCAGCCGGTCTGAGTCTCGGTAAAGCCGATTTCGAGCGCTTTAACGCCATCTTCGATGCTACTGTGCGGGAGATATTGGCGCCAGAGCTGCTAACCGGGGAAATCCTCTCAGACGGCGAGCTGCCGGTGGAGTTTATGACCCTGGAAACCGCTGCGCTGCTGCGTGCCAGTGGCCCCTGGGGGCAGGGATTTGAAGAGCCGCTGTTTGACGGTCATTTCCGTTTGCTGCAGCAGCGGCTGGTGGGCGAGAAGCACCTGAAAATGATGGTGGAAACCGAATGTGGCCGCCTGATGCTGGATGCCATCGCCTTTAACGTGGATCTCAAACTCTGGCCCGATGCCACTGTGCGCCACGTGCAGCTTGCCTACCGCCTCGATGTGAACGAGTTTCGCGGCAATCAAAGCCTGCAGCTGTTGGTCGAGCAGATAGAGCCTATGTAA
- the dsbC gene encoding bifunctional protein-disulfide isomerase/oxidoreductase DsbC produces MKLSRTLTLWVSLALAPLAFASSPTPNDMLKKKVEDTLGLEVSSVAAAPISGLYQVITNRGVLYITQDGSKLIHGNIYDLDSSMKNLTEAALAGPRLEMLKNFEDKMLVYKAKNEKHVVTVFTDITCGYCRKLHREMADYNKLGITVRYLAFPRQGVPSPNADEMEAVWCAKDPLKAMDDAKAGNAITAARCDADIAGQYNLGGSFGVNGTPAIVLEDGSMIPGYQPPSALFDLLERVSAQ; encoded by the coding sequence ATGAAATTGTCTCGCACCCTGACCCTTTGGGTTTCCCTCGCCCTGGCGCCATTGGCCTTTGCCAGCTCGCCAACGCCAAACGATATGCTCAAGAAAAAGGTTGAAGATACCCTGGGGCTGGAAGTGAGCTCGGTCGCCGCCGCGCCAATCTCAGGCCTGTATCAGGTGATCACCAACCGTGGCGTGCTCTATATCACCCAGGATGGCAGCAAGCTTATCCACGGCAATATCTACGACCTCGACAGCTCGATGAAAAACCTCACCGAGGCCGCGCTGGCCGGTCCGCGTCTGGAAATGCTGAAAAACTTCGAAGACAAGATGCTGGTTTACAAAGCCAAAAACGAAAAACACGTGGTGACTGTGTTTACCGACATCACCTGTGGCTACTGCCGTAAACTGCACCGCGAGATGGCCGACTACAACAAGCTTGGCATTACCGTGCGTTACCTCGCCTTCCCACGCCAGGGCGTGCCTTCACCAAACGCCGATGAGATGGAAGCCGTGTGGTGCGCCAAAGACCCACTTAAAGCCATGGACGATGCCAAAGCCGGTAACGCCATTACCGCCGCCAGATGTGACGCCGACATCGCCGGCCAGTACAATCTGGGTGGCTCTTTCGGTGTGAATGGCACCCCTGCCATTGTGCTGGAAGACGGCTCTATGATCCCGGGTTACCAGCCACCCAGTGCGCTGTTTGACCTACTGGAGCGCGTAAGCGCCCAATAA
- the xerD gene encoding site-specific tyrosine recombinase XerD, with product MLIDAFVDELWSLHGLSDNTLSAYRTDLAQFEVFLGSRGMTLLTLDTLTLRDYLAFRVEKGMAKTSTARMLSSLRRFYRHLLVSGQITEDPTALVESPKLAKPLPGSLSEAEVERLLAEPNSEDPIECRDKAMLELLYATGLRVSELVGLGMSELSLRQGLVRIIGKGGKERLVPMGEVAQDALELFFDGSRQQLLKQGACDVVFPSSRGQQMTRQTFWHRIKLYALRASIHTELSPHTLRHAFATHLLNHGADLRVVQLLLGHSSLSTTQIYTHVARTRLADLHGQHHPRG from the coding sequence ATGCTTATCGATGCCTTTGTGGATGAGCTCTGGTCGCTGCACGGGCTGTCGGACAATACCCTCAGTGCCTATCGAACCGACCTGGCGCAGTTTGAGGTGTTTTTGGGAAGCCGGGGCATGACACTGCTGACGTTGGACACCCTGACCTTGCGGGACTATCTGGCGTTTCGGGTCGAAAAGGGCATGGCCAAAACCTCCACCGCGCGCATGCTCTCGAGTCTGAGACGCTTTTACCGCCATTTATTGGTGTCGGGGCAGATAACGGAAGATCCCACCGCGCTGGTGGAATCACCCAAGCTTGCTAAACCTTTGCCCGGCAGCCTGTCCGAGGCCGAAGTGGAACGGCTGCTGGCCGAGCCAAACAGCGAAGATCCGATAGAGTGCCGTGACAAGGCCATGCTGGAGCTGCTCTATGCCACCGGGCTGCGGGTCAGTGAGCTGGTGGGGCTGGGGATGTCCGAGCTTAGCCTGCGTCAGGGGCTGGTGCGGATTATCGGGAAAGGCGGCAAGGAGCGGCTGGTGCCTATGGGCGAGGTGGCTCAGGATGCGCTGGAGCTGTTTTTCGATGGCTCGCGTCAGCAACTGCTCAAGCAGGGTGCTTGTGATGTGGTGTTTCCATCGAGCCGTGGCCAGCAGATGACCCGCCAGACCTTTTGGCATCGCATCAAACTCTACGCCCTCAGGGCCAGTATTCACACCGAGCTGTCGCCCCATACCTTAAGGCATGCGTTTGCAACCCACCTTTTGAACCATGGCGCCGATCTGCGGGTGGTGCAGTTACTGCTGGGCCACAGTTCATTGTCGACAACCCAGATCTACACCCATGTGGCCAGGACCCGACTGGCGGATTTGCATGGTCAGCACCACCCAAGGGGCTGA